Proteins from a genomic interval of Volucribacter amazonae:
- a CDS encoding type IV secretion system protein — translation MSFIGDIYNGMVTKFQDPIANNAQAIGSAIKPLIMSCFLLYVLFLVYKLYTKKDFIIEEMTNALLLFAVVGTFTYAGNYYYDYVIPFVQNSGDQIASALTGTSSSSVSAVDTVYNLFEAPLKTLRDRLEDIGITETYIGVWAELAPARFSLWLSQTIFTLFIAINLLIAKIMVTLLLSVGILFFCFAVFPATRNLFTSFTGLALNYILLNVMYSLAAKIAADVITSVAVTDTSSEGIIGGAATILISVIIITLAINQIPTLVSSLTGGVGISPFTISGSGFTKAARALGLGKGAKAIGNTVTTNVKSGANKTWNKFRGKGSASTSN, via the coding sequence AAAATTCCAAGATCCTATTGCAAATAATGCCCAGGCAATAGGTTCCGCAATAAAACCATTAATAATGTCTTGTTTTTTACTATATGTACTATTTCTAGTATATAAACTCTATACAAAAAAAGACTTTATTATTGAAGAAATGACAAATGCGTTATTATTATTTGCTGTTGTAGGAACATTTACTTATGCTGGTAATTATTATTATGATTATGTGATCCCTTTTGTACAAAACTCAGGAGATCAAATAGCTTCTGCATTAACTGGAACTAGTTCATCTAGTGTATCAGCGGTAGATACTGTTTATAACCTTTTTGAAGCTCCTTTAAAAACACTTAGAGATAGATTAGAAGATATTGGCATTACAGAAACCTATATTGGAGTTTGGGCTGAATTAGCTCCTGCTCGATTCTCTTTATGGCTTAGTCAAACCATTTTCACATTATTTATCGCTATCAATTTATTAATCGCTAAGATAATGGTAACACTATTACTATCCGTTGGTATTTTATTCTTTTGTTTCGCTGTATTTCCTGCAACTAGAAATCTATTTACCTCTTTTACAGGATTAGCTTTAAATTACATACTACTAAATGTTATGTATTCATTGGCAGCTAAAATAGCTGCTGATGTTATTACTTCAGTTGCAGTTACAGATACATCTTCCGAAGGAATAATAGGTGGAGCAGCTACAATCCTTATATCAGTTATCATCATTACACTAGCCATAAATCAAATCCCAACATTAGTATCATCATTAACAGGGGGTGTCGGTATTAGCCCATTTACAATTAGCGGAAGTGGATTTACCAAAGCAGCTAGAGCTTTAGGATTAGGAAAAGGAGCAAAAGCAATAGGAAATACCGTTACAACCAATGTCAAAAGCGGAGCAAATAAAACCTGGAACAAGTTTAGAGGAAAAGGCTCAGCTAGTACTAGTAATTAA
- the virB10 gene encoding type IV secretion system protein VirB10, which produces MNEMLAGGVYPKGSAKLINNRNLLLIHGTQIPCALQTRLITDQPSILICQVTKDIFSADGSTLLIERGSRVFGEQKKAIITGQNQAFVSWSEIDTPHGIRVRIDSLGTDSLGASGLNVWVDEKWGKRFGGAILLSFIQDAISTASAAAQRNSTGTVVYDRTEANTGRMAEIALQNSINIQPTGYANQGQLFNILVARDIDFSNIYSVK; this is translated from the coding sequence ATGAATGAAATGTTAGCTGGAGGTGTTTATCCTAAGGGGTCTGCAAAGCTAATAAATAATCGTAATTTATTATTGATACACGGTACACAAATTCCTTGTGCATTACAAACACGACTAATAACAGATCAACCTAGCATTCTCATTTGCCAAGTTACCAAAGATATTTTTTCTGCGGACGGTTCAACACTCTTAATTGAAAGAGGAAGTAGAGTCTTTGGCGAGCAGAAAAAAGCAATTATTACAGGTCAAAATCAAGCATTTGTAAGTTGGTCTGAAATTGATACTCCACACGGTATTAGAGTACGTATTGATAGTTTAGGAACAGATAGTTTAGGAGCGAGTGGTCTAAATGTTTGGGTCGATGAAAAATGGGGTAAACGTTTTGGCGGTGCAATTTTACTTTCATTTATCCAAGATGCTATTTCCACTGCTTCCGCTGCCGCTCAAAGAAATTCTACAGGTACTGTAGTTTATGACAGAACCGAAGCCAATACAGGTAGAATGGCAGAAATAGCATTACAAAATAGCATTAATATTCAACCTACAGGCTATGCTAACCAAGGGCAGCTATTTAATATTCTTGTTGCTCGTGATATAGATTTTTCTAATATTTATAGCGTTAAATAA
- a CDS encoding virB8 family protein — MKLFNKNKQEILDQNYQESSEETNAKTKREASKRAKKHFESVNKFEKDRINFHKTMGKVGLVFGGLGLLIGLGSVIAVALLTPLKTVEPFAIRVDNNTGYTDIVKPLKNAEETSYGEELDKYWLARFVVERESYDWQLIQTSYDTVKLMTTPNLFSEYNSYITSPVSPVNIFKQSKKIKVQILSVSFINNVGQIRFSKQVVDSNGEADLNIPTTYWLATASFDYKHKIELEKDRRINPLGFQVTGYRVDSENLIKKDK; from the coding sequence ATGAAGTTATTTAATAAAAATAAACAAGAAATTCTTGATCAAAATTATCAGGAGTCTTCTGAAGAAACCAATGCTAAAACCAAAAGAGAAGCAAGCAAGAGAGCTAAAAAGCATTTTGAAAGCGTCAATAAATTCGAAAAAGATCGCATTAATTTTCATAAGACTATGGGAAAAGTGGGATTAGTTTTTGGAGGATTAGGACTTCTAATTGGCTTAGGAAGTGTAATAGCCGTAGCTCTTTTAACTCCTTTAAAAACCGTTGAACCTTTTGCTATTCGTGTTGATAACAATACGGGTTATACCGATATTGTTAAGCCTCTTAAAAATGCAGAAGAAACAAGCTATGGTGAAGAGTTAGATAAATATTGGCTCGCTCGTTTTGTTGTAGAACGCGAAAGTTATGATTGGCAATTAATACAAACATCTTATGACACTGTAAAACTAATGACAACGCCTAATTTATTTAGTGAATATAACAGTTATATTACAAGCCCAGTATCTCCTGTAAATATATTCAAACAATCAAAGAAAATCAAAGTACAAATCTTATCTGTATCATTTATCAATAATGTAGGGCAAATTCGTTTTAGTAAACAGGTTGTAGATTCAAACGGTGAAGCAGATTTAAATATCCCTACAACATATTGGCTTGCTACAGCTTCCTTTGACTACAAACATAAAATAGAACTAGAAAAAGATAGAAGAATTAACCCTCTAGGATTTCAAGTTACAGGGTACCGTGTTGATTCCGAAAATTTAATAAAAAAAGATAAATAG
- a CDS encoding TrbG/VirB9 family P-type conjugative transfer protein yields the protein MKKLLSNSLLLSLFCFPFTTQAEDIPKSTKYDYRVKNVIYNPDNITRINVSSGITTLIQFSPSEYITETEGGAAIGDPLAWKVNIRGNNVWIRPAAEEPDTNLTIVTNKRTYLFNLVSVSNRNKASWSVRFSYPEPKKEIINPWAKPCSGGTYNYRYFAKGDKNLFPIEVWDNGIFTCMAIKPGTDMPVVFKKLPDGKEGLVNSHIENGYIVIHEVNPEYRLRLGDLVAGIKTDRLKALGTNFNGTTNGKVRGIINE from the coding sequence ATGAAAAAATTGCTATCCAATTCATTACTTTTAAGCTTATTCTGCTTTCCATTTACAACTCAAGCTGAAGATATACCCAAAAGCACAAAATACGATTATAGGGTAAAAAACGTTATTTATAATCCCGATAATATTACTCGAATAAATGTATCTTCAGGAATTACCACTCTTATTCAATTTAGTCCAAGTGAATACATTACAGAAACAGAGGGAGGAGCAGCAATAGGTGATCCATTAGCTTGGAAAGTAAATATCAGAGGCAATAATGTTTGGATTCGACCTGCTGCGGAAGAACCTGATACTAACTTAACGATTGTTACCAATAAAAGAACTTATCTATTTAACTTAGTAAGTGTATCAAACAGAAATAAAGCCTCTTGGAGTGTTCGCTTTAGTTACCCAGAACCTAAGAAAGAAATAATTAATCCTTGGGCCAAACCTTGTTCAGGTGGAACATATAATTATCGTTACTTTGCTAAAGGTGATAAAAATTTATTCCCTATTGAAGTATGGGATAACGGTATATTTACCTGTATGGCAATTAAACCTGGAACAGATATGCCCGTTGTCTTTAAAAAATTACCTGATGGAAAAGAGGGCTTAGTTAATTCTCATATAGAAAATGGCTATATCGTGATTCACGAAGTAAACCCTGAATATCGTTTAAGACTAGGTGATCTTGTTGCTGGTATTAAAACAGATCGACTTAAAGCATTAGGTACAAACTTTAACGGAACAACTAACGGTAAGGTAAGAGGAATTATCAATGAATAA